The Pseudoalteromonas translucida KMM 520 genome has a window encoding:
- the zapE gene encoding cell division protein ZapE: protein MTVQDSQIISLYQAKVASGELSFDAAQNNAVQALNSLSEQLQIQYSWWQKSPLIKGVYLYGPVGRGKSMLMDLFYNNVAISKKQRLHFHHFIAQVHQQLGLLQGQKDPLIIIAKNWAKNIRVLCFDEFFVSDIGDAMIMARLFDALLKQGVVLVATSNAKPEQLYYNGLQRARFLPTIDLINNYCEIVNVAGEEDHRFRYGKNSSHYFINLPSDDFKAKFLTQYPQASQSGEITVHGRALPYLLKTASAIMIDFMALCSGPRSANDYMFLAQQFSVLYVANVPKMGVGATGKVIVHGIEDSYQREKQTLDEHFFDDEARRFIALVDEFYDCHKLLVINAQADIDTLYQGKKLSFEYARTQSRIVEMQNW from the coding sequence ATGACAGTGCAGGACTCACAAATAATAAGTCTTTACCAAGCCAAGGTTGCATCGGGCGAGCTTAGCTTCGATGCTGCGCAAAATAATGCCGTACAGGCACTTAATTCGCTTAGTGAACAATTACAAATACAGTATAGCTGGTGGCAAAAGTCGCCACTCATAAAAGGTGTGTATTTGTATGGGCCGGTAGGGCGTGGTAAATCCATGCTAATGGATTTATTTTATAATAATGTGGCTATAAGTAAAAAACAGCGGCTGCATTTTCATCACTTTATAGCGCAGGTACATCAGCAGTTGGGGCTGTTACAAGGGCAAAAAGATCCGTTAATAATCATAGCTAAAAATTGGGCCAAAAATATTCGGGTGCTATGTTTTGATGAGTTTTTTGTTAGCGATATTGGCGACGCTATGATTATGGCTCGGCTGTTTGATGCATTACTTAAACAAGGTGTAGTGTTGGTGGCTACTTCAAACGCAAAACCAGAGCAGCTTTATTACAATGGCCTGCAGCGAGCACGATTTTTACCTACCATAGACTTAATTAATAATTATTGCGAGATAGTTAATGTAGCGGGGGAGGAGGATCATCGTTTCCGCTATGGTAAAAATAGTAGTCATTACTTTATTAATTTACCCAGCGATGACTTTAAAGCTAAATTTTTAACGCAGTATCCGCAAGCATCGCAAAGTGGCGAGATCACGGTGCATGGTAGAGCGTTGCCTTATTTATTAAAAACAGCTAGTGCCATAATGATTGATTTTATGGCGCTGTGCTCTGGCCCACGTAGTGCTAACGATTACATGTTTTTAGCTCAGCAATTTTCTGTGTTATACGTGGCAAATGTGCCAAAAATGGGTGTAGGCGCAACCGGTAAAGTAATAGTGCACGGTATAGAGGACAGCTACCAGCGTGAAAAACAAACTCTAGACGAGCACTTTTTTGATGATGAAGCACGACGTTTTATTGCTTTAGTCGATGAGTTTTATGACTGCCATAAGTTACTGGTTATAAATGCACAGGCTGATATAGACACCTTGTATCAAGGTAAAAAACTAAGCTTTGAATATGCACGAACGCAATCGCGCATAGTCGAAATGCAAAATTGGTAA